In the genome of Pseudobacteriovorax antillogorgiicola, one region contains:
- the cysK gene encoding cysteine synthase A produces the protein MNRLHRPKIAKSILETVGNTPLVRLNVLDKDLPGNIIVKCEFFNPLSSVKDRIALNMVEQAESDGTLKPGATIVEPTSGNTGIGLAFVAAAKGYKLILTMPDTMSIERRKLLKALGAELVLTPGEKGMNGAISKATEIKEQNPSYYMPQQFKNPSNPDIHRRTTALEIWDDTDGNVDYIISGVGTGGTITGVASVLKELKPGINAIAVEPKDSPVLSGGDPGPHKIQGIGAGFIPDILATELIDEVIQVSNEEAGQWARRLAKEEGILGGISSGAAIAAAVAIASRVENQGKEIVAILPSSGERYLSTWLFEDA, from the coding sequence ATGAACCGTTTACATCGACCCAAAATTGCAAAGAGTATCCTAGAAACTGTAGGCAACACACCTCTCGTTCGGCTCAATGTATTAGACAAGGACCTGCCCGGAAACATCATTGTCAAGTGTGAGTTTTTCAACCCTCTCTCAAGTGTTAAAGATCGTATTGCTTTGAATATGGTGGAGCAAGCAGAATCTGATGGCACTTTAAAACCAGGTGCTACCATAGTCGAACCGACCAGTGGCAACACTGGGATCGGTTTAGCATTTGTTGCAGCAGCAAAAGGATATAAGCTCATTCTAACTATGCCAGACACCATGTCTATCGAGCGACGAAAACTGCTCAAAGCTCTTGGTGCAGAGCTGGTATTGACCCCAGGGGAGAAAGGAATGAACGGTGCGATTAGCAAGGCGACTGAGATAAAAGAACAGAACCCAAGTTACTATATGCCTCAGCAGTTCAAGAACCCCTCGAACCCAGATATTCATCGGCGAACGACGGCTCTGGAGATTTGGGATGATACCGATGGTAACGTCGACTATATTATCTCAGGAGTTGGTACTGGAGGAACTATTACAGGTGTCGCAAGTGTCCTGAAGGAATTAAAACCTGGAATAAATGCCATTGCTGTTGAGCCAAAGGACTCTCCCGTATTATCAGGAGGAGACCCAGGCCCTCACAAAATCCAAGGTATTGGTGCAGGATTCATCCCCGATATCCTTGCCACGGAACTGATTGACGAGGTGATCCAAGTCAGCAACGAGGAAGCTGGTCAGTGGGCACGACGCCTTGCTAAGGAAGAAGGGATTCTGGGAGGCATCTCGTCTGGGGCAGCCATCGCTGCCGCAGTGGCAATTGCTTCAAGGGTGGAAAATCAAGGCAAAGAAATCGTTGCCATATTACCAAGTAGCGGTGAGCGCTATCTCTCAACTTGGTTGTTCGAAGACGCTTAA